From Persicobacter psychrovividus, one genomic window encodes:
- a CDS encoding dipeptidase — translation MIKRLLFFVGVILLMTESAKACTNLIVTKGASADGSTMLFYANDGEYIPVLPIHAGQRWSKRDSVELISWPNGVRANIPQPKKSYTALGYHINEYQVAIGETTFGGRHELHNRSVAQEYWHLMEEAVRRAKTAKEAVHIIIDLVEQYGYGSEGESFSIVDPNEAWLLEMIGKGEGSHGALYVAQRIPDGMVVAHANHSRISSFPMNDPENCIYSHDVVSFAVEKGYYDPKSGKPFEFNSAYDPVSPAKLRYCESRVYSLYHRMAPSMDLSSDYCRGVQGAEAYPLWIKPDEKISLKNMMSLVRDHYEGMPWDMRKGIASGAYGSPNYARPMTWKVDDTTCSWERPISTPVTAYSFIAQLRADLPREVGALMWYGLDNNYTNCYMPVYVSSTKMPVAFNTGDINKFSWSSAWWVFNFVGNYVNLRYNDMVKDVQKKQSAIESELIDQQATFEAKVVAELKKNKKGAIEMMTDYTNNTAESVVADWIDLGQFLIMKYNDGYVKDEQNRIKQKGASESYYRKVLKDDPERKLPVWDQQEEHNEKEPSNF, via the coding sequence ATGATTAAACGATTATTATTTTTTGTGGGCGTCATTCTATTGATGACAGAAAGCGCCAAAGCCTGTACGAACCTTATCGTTACTAAAGGAGCCTCTGCGGATGGTTCAACGATGTTGTTTTATGCCAACGATGGCGAGTATATCCCTGTTCTGCCTATTCATGCGGGGCAACGTTGGTCCAAACGGGATAGTGTGGAGTTGATCAGCTGGCCAAATGGCGTTCGGGCAAATATCCCTCAGCCTAAAAAAAGCTATACAGCTTTGGGCTATCATATTAATGAATATCAGGTCGCCATCGGTGAAACCACTTTTGGGGGCCGCCACGAGTTACATAACCGTTCCGTTGCGCAGGAATACTGGCACCTTATGGAGGAAGCGGTTCGCCGTGCGAAAACGGCCAAAGAGGCGGTACATATTATTATTGATCTTGTGGAGCAATATGGTTATGGTTCGGAAGGGGAGAGTTTCAGTATTGTTGATCCCAATGAGGCTTGGTTGCTGGAGATGATTGGCAAGGGCGAGGGGAGCCACGGCGCGCTTTATGTGGCTCAGCGAATTCCTGATGGTATGGTGGTGGCACATGCAAACCATAGTAGAATCAGTAGTTTTCCAATGAATGATCCTGAAAACTGTATTTATTCCCATGATGTGGTGAGTTTCGCTGTTGAAAAGGGGTATTACGATCCGAAATCTGGAAAGCCTTTTGAGTTCAATTCAGCCTATGATCCCGTTTCCCCTGCAAAGCTTCGCTATTGTGAAAGTCGGGTGTATAGTTTGTACCACCGTATGGCACCCTCAATGGATTTGTCTTCGGACTATTGTCGTGGTGTTCAGGGGGCTGAGGCCTACCCGCTATGGATTAAGCCTGATGAAAAAATCAGTTTAAAAAATATGATGTCTTTGGTTCGGGATCATTACGAGGGCATGCCTTGGGATATGCGTAAAGGGATTGCGTCGGGGGCTTACGGCTCGCCAAATTATGCGCGCCCAATGACCTGGAAAGTCGATGACACGACTTGCTCCTGGGAGCGCCCGATTTCCACTCCTGTAACGGCTTATAGTTTTATTGCGCAGTTAAGGGCTGATTTGCCCCGAGAGGTTGGGGCTTTAATGTGGTACGGATTGGATAACAATTATACCAATTGCTATATGCCTGTTTATGTGTCAAGCACCAAAATGCCTGTCGCTTTCAATACTGGTGATATCAATAAATTTTCGTGGTCGTCGGCTTGGTGGGTTTTTAATTTTGTAGGCAATTACGTCAATCTTCGCTATAACGATATGGTGAAAGATGTTCAAAAGAAGCAATCAGCGATTGAATCAGAGCTGATCGATCAGCAGGCGACATTTGAAGCAAAAGTGGTGGCGGAATTGAAGAAGAATAAAAAAGGAGCCATAGAAATGATGACGGACTACACGAATAATACCGCAGAATCTGTCGTTGCCGACTGGATTGACTTGGGGCAGTTCCTGATCATGAAATACAATGATGGCTATGTGAAAGATGAGCAAAACCGCATCAAGCAAAAGGGGGCAAGTGAAAGTTACTATAGAAAGGTATTGAAAGATGATCCTGA